A section of the Ornithinimicrobium sufpigmenti genome encodes:
- the ppk2 gene encoding polyphosphate kinase 2, whose amino-acid sequence MARRINLREYIDQLRLEGYTVQGATEEDPVLIAPDGSAVETWRQGYPYDELMDEAVYQQQKYDLQVELLKFQYWSQDVGAKHVILFEGRDAAGKGGTIKRFTEHLNPRAARVVALSKPSSTEKGQWYFQRYVNHLPTDGEMVLFDRSWYNRSGVERVMGFATDEEYETFMKQAPRFEQMLVESGTTLTKFWFSVTQDEQRTRFALRQIDPVRQWKLSPMDLESLDRWEDYTAAKEATFERTDKKSAPWTVVKSNDKKRGRINAMRAFLHQFDYEGRDERVVHAPDPKIVSRAKHTQGD is encoded by the coding sequence ATGGCCCGACGGATCAACCTGCGGGAGTACATCGACCAGCTGCGCCTGGAGGGGTACACCGTCCAGGGCGCGACCGAGGAGGACCCCGTCCTCATCGCGCCGGACGGCAGCGCCGTGGAGACCTGGCGGCAGGGCTACCCCTACGACGAGCTCATGGACGAGGCGGTCTACCAGCAGCAGAAGTACGACCTGCAGGTGGAGCTGCTGAAGTTCCAGTACTGGAGCCAGGACGTGGGCGCCAAGCACGTCATCCTCTTCGAGGGGCGCGACGCCGCCGGCAAGGGCGGGACGATCAAGCGCTTCACCGAGCACCTCAACCCTCGGGCGGCCCGCGTGGTGGCGCTGAGCAAGCCGTCCTCCACCGAGAAGGGGCAGTGGTACTTCCAGCGCTACGTGAACCACCTGCCGACCGACGGGGAGATGGTGCTCTTCGACCGCAGCTGGTACAACCGCAGCGGGGTCGAGCGGGTCATGGGCTTCGCCACCGACGAGGAGTACGAGACCTTCATGAAGCAGGCTCCCCGGTTCGAGCAGATGCTGGTCGAGAGCGGCACGACGCTGACCAAGTTCTGGTTCTCGGTGACCCAGGACGAGCAGCGGACCCGGTTCGCGCTGCGCCAGATCGACCCCGTCCGGCAGTGGAAGCTGTCGCCGATGGACCTGGAGAGCCTGGACCGCTGGGAGGACTACACCGCGGCCAAGGAGGCGACCTTCGAGCGCACCGACAAGAAGTCCGCTCCCTGGACCGTGGTGAAGTCCAACGACAAGAAGCGTGGGCGGATCAACGCGATGCGGGCCTTCCTGCACCAGTTCGACTACGAGGGGCGCGACGAGCGGGTCGTGCACGCACCGGACCCGAAGATCGTCTCCCGGGCCAAGCACACCCAGGGCGACTGA
- a CDS encoding iron chaperone yields MAQQEKTLSAAEKKAVRDRARELKASQQKEKLEQALLAAIEEMPAAEQKIARKVHEIVTRVAPQLTAKTWYGMPAYANENGKVVVYFQGASKFDARYSTIGFDEAAELDEGSMWPTSWALTKLSAADAEKVEELVRRAVGTSS; encoded by the coding sequence ATGGCACAGCAGGAGAAGACCCTCTCCGCGGCCGAGAAGAAGGCGGTCCGCGACCGCGCCCGTGAGCTGAAGGCCAGCCAGCAGAAGGAGAAGCTCGAGCAGGCACTGCTGGCGGCCATCGAGGAGATGCCCGCGGCAGAGCAGAAGATCGCCAGGAAGGTGCACGAGATCGTCACCCGGGTGGCACCTCAGCTGACCGCCAAGACCTGGTACGGCATGCCCGCCTACGCCAACGAGAACGGCAAGGTCGTCGTGTACTTCCAGGGCGCCTCGAAGTTCGACGCCCGGTACTCGACCATCGGCTTCGACGAGGCGGCCGAGCTCGACGAGGGGTCGATGTGGCCCACGTCCTGGGCGTTGACCAAGCTCTCGGCCGCCGACGCCGAGAAGGTCGAGGAGCTGGTCCGCAGGGCCGTGGGCACCAGCTCCTGA
- a CDS encoding pyridoxamine 5'-phosphate oxidase family protein, whose product METTPTADRPIFPDGYGLPDTTDGLLRWDQVEARLREAQHYWLGSVRPDGRPHAVPRWGVWLDGRFWYDGAPTTRHTRNVEANPAVTLTLESGTEVVIVEGESHATSAEPDGLGVRLAEAFGKYAASGYSPAADSWSGPDGGGLRAIVPHRVLAWFDFPSDCTRFVFPGRR is encoded by the coding sequence ATGGAGACCACACCGACCGCTGACCGACCCATCTTCCCGGACGGCTACGGCCTTCCGGACACGACCGACGGCCTGCTGCGCTGGGACCAGGTCGAGGCCCGGCTGCGCGAGGCGCAGCACTACTGGCTCGGCAGCGTGCGACCCGACGGGCGGCCGCACGCGGTGCCTCGCTGGGGGGTGTGGCTCGACGGCAGGTTCTGGTACGACGGCGCGCCGACCACCCGGCATACCCGCAACGTCGAGGCCAACCCGGCCGTCACGCTGACCCTCGAGAGCGGCACGGAGGTGGTCATCGTCGAGGGCGAGTCGCACGCCACCTCCGCCGAGCCGGACGGGCTCGGTGTCCGCCTGGCCGAGGCGTTCGGCAAGTATGCGGCCTCGGGCTACTCGCCGGCCGCGGACTCCTGGTCGGGTCCGGACGGCGGCGGCCTGCGGGCCATCGTCCCGCACCGGGTGCTCGCGTGGTTCGACTTCCCCAGCGACTGCACCAGGTTCGTGTTCCCGGGCAGGAGGTGA
- the purL gene encoding phosphoribosylformylglycinamidine synthase: MAAHTYHLTAVRGGSALSDFRAVALLRRLQAASPRVRGVRAQYVHWVATLEPPVPQTARDVTALLTYGEPFVADEASTDPAAGGDAVSELLVVVGPRLGTISPWASKATDIVHNCGIDIHRVERVVEYTLALDGDGSLEQLGDDELAALLGPLHDRMTESVLASGQAPHELFDERAAAAMEHVDVLGRGRDAVLAADAAWGLALSPDEVDYLVDAFTRLDRNPTDVELTMFAQANSEHCRHKIFNADFVIDGEPQPRSLFGMIRHTEQVSPQGTVVAYKDNASVMEGGRVVRWLPENGTSPDGTSAGTAFPRSGPTRYAPHEDDVHVLMKVETHNHPTAISPFPGAATGAGGEIRDEGATGRGSAPKAGLTGFAVSHLHLPGTDEPWESKESMESGTTDGPSHLASPLEIMTDGPLGAAAFNNEFGRPGLGGFFRVYEQTVDGVHRGYHKPIMSAGGLGSISASMTEKVRFPAGTLLIQIGGPGMRIGMGGGAASSMAAGANTAELDFDSVQRGNPEMQRRAQEVINHCWALGADNPVLAIHDVGAGGLSNAFPELVDDAGLGARFELGSVPLEESGLSPKEIWSNESQERYVLAIAPESLDGFARICARERCGYAVVGVAQDDGQLVLTGPDDDGGAGPLAVDMPMEVLLGKAPRMTRDVHRVERSTDELDLSGVTGSAVRDTAYAVLRHPSVASKRFLITIGDRTVGGLSHRDQMVGPWQVPVADVAVTLADLVGLAGEAMATGERMPLAAVDAPASGRMAVGEALTNLLAAPVPALSRVKLSCNWMAACGEPGEDAALYDTVHAVAMELCPALGISVPVGKDSLSMQATWTDAGEDGEDVLHKVVSPVSLVVSAFAALPDVRGTWTPQLHAGSELLLVDLGGGRNRLGGSMLAQVLGEFGGPVPDLDDPQRLTRLAEALTELREKALVTAYHDRSDGGLWATLCEMAFAGAVGLDVVVPTSGAPDPTSVDLHDEGLAALFAEELGVLLEVPADRLREAGEVLEAHGLTPFMHHLGRSTSDRRVRVRAGAVRLDEPLRELAQAWDEVSWRIAALRDNPECADEEHTAFGADDDPGLRVKPTFDPAEDVAAPYLNLGARPRVAILREQGVNSHVETAFAFDRAGFETYDVHMTDLQAGRFDLADPSLKGLVACGGFSYGDTLGAGEGWARSVLFNPRLTESFAGFFARPDTFALGICNGCQMFAALAGLIPGAQAWPRFVRNRSEQYEARLSQVEVLDSPSILFSGMAGSHLPIAVAHGEGRADFSAQGDPSTVHAAMRYVDGQNRPATAYPANPNGSPDGLTAVTTPDGRFTAVMPHAERVTRNAQLSWTAGPLEQDGPWLRMFRNARVWVD; the protein is encoded by the coding sequence GTGGCTGCGCACACCTACCACCTCACGGCCGTCCGGGGCGGCAGCGCCCTGTCCGACTTCCGCGCCGTCGCCCTGCTGCGCCGGCTGCAGGCCGCCTCCCCCAGGGTCCGGGGGGTCCGGGCGCAGTACGTGCACTGGGTGGCGACCCTCGAGCCGCCGGTCCCGCAGACGGCCCGGGACGTCACCGCCCTGCTCACCTACGGCGAGCCGTTCGTCGCGGACGAGGCGTCGACCGACCCTGCCGCCGGCGGGGACGCGGTCTCGGAGCTCCTGGTCGTCGTCGGCCCCCGGCTGGGCACCATCTCCCCGTGGGCCAGCAAGGCCACCGACATCGTGCACAACTGCGGGATCGACATCCACCGCGTCGAGCGGGTCGTCGAGTACACGCTCGCCCTCGACGGTGACGGCAGCCTCGAGCAGCTGGGCGACGACGAGCTCGCCGCGCTCCTGGGCCCCCTGCACGACCGGATGACCGAGTCGGTGCTGGCCTCGGGCCAGGCCCCGCACGAGCTCTTCGACGAGCGGGCCGCGGCGGCGATGGAGCACGTGGACGTCCTCGGGCGCGGGCGGGACGCGGTCCTGGCGGCGGACGCGGCCTGGGGGCTGGCCCTGTCGCCCGACGAGGTCGACTACCTCGTCGACGCCTTCACCCGGCTCGACCGCAACCCGACCGACGTCGAGCTGACGATGTTCGCCCAGGCCAACTCCGAGCACTGCCGGCACAAGATCTTCAACGCCGACTTCGTCATCGACGGCGAGCCCCAGCCCCGCAGCCTGTTCGGGATGATCCGCCACACCGAGCAGGTCTCGCCGCAGGGCACGGTGGTGGCCTACAAGGACAACGCCTCCGTGATGGAGGGTGGACGGGTCGTCCGGTGGCTGCCGGAGAACGGCACCAGCCCGGACGGCACCAGCGCGGGCACGGCATTCCCGCGCAGCGGCCCCACCCGCTACGCGCCGCACGAGGACGACGTGCACGTGCTGATGAAGGTGGAGACCCACAACCACCCGACCGCGATCTCCCCCTTCCCCGGCGCGGCGACCGGCGCGGGGGGCGAGATCCGGGACGAGGGCGCGACCGGGCGCGGCAGCGCCCCCAAGGCGGGGCTCACCGGCTTCGCGGTCTCCCACCTGCACCTGCCCGGCACCGACGAGCCGTGGGAGTCGAAGGAGTCGATGGAGTCGGGGACCACCGACGGCCCCAGCCACCTGGCCAGCCCGCTGGAGATCATGACCGACGGCCCGCTCGGCGCCGCCGCGTTCAACAACGAGTTCGGCCGGCCGGGGCTCGGTGGCTTCTTCCGGGTCTACGAGCAGACCGTCGACGGCGTGCACCGGGGCTACCACAAGCCGATCATGAGCGCCGGCGGCCTCGGCTCGATCAGCGCCTCGATGACCGAGAAGGTCCGGTTCCCGGCCGGCACCCTGCTGATCCAGATCGGCGGGCCCGGAATGCGGATCGGCATGGGCGGGGGCGCCGCCAGCTCGATGGCGGCCGGGGCCAACACCGCCGAGCTCGACTTCGACTCGGTGCAGCGCGGCAACCCCGAGATGCAGCGCCGCGCGCAGGAGGTCATCAACCACTGCTGGGCGCTGGGGGCCGACAACCCCGTGCTGGCGATCCACGACGTGGGCGCCGGAGGGCTGTCCAACGCCTTCCCCGAGCTGGTCGACGACGCCGGGCTGGGCGCGCGGTTCGAGCTGGGCAGCGTCCCGCTGGAGGAGTCCGGCCTGTCCCCCAAGGAGATCTGGAGCAACGAGAGCCAGGAGCGCTACGTGCTGGCGATCGCCCCGGAGTCGCTGGACGGCTTCGCCCGGATCTGCGCCCGGGAGCGGTGCGGGTATGCCGTGGTGGGGGTCGCGCAGGACGACGGCCAGCTGGTGCTCACCGGTCCGGACGACGACGGCGGGGCTGGTCCGCTGGCCGTGGACATGCCGATGGAGGTGCTGCTCGGCAAGGCACCTCGGATGACCCGGGACGTGCACCGGGTCGAGCGCTCCACCGACGAGCTGGACCTGTCGGGCGTGACCGGGAGCGCGGTGCGCGACACGGCCTACGCCGTCCTGCGCCATCCCAGCGTGGCGTCCAAGCGCTTCCTCATCACCATCGGTGACCGGACGGTCGGCGGGCTCTCGCACCGGGACCAGATGGTCGGCCCGTGGCAGGTGCCGGTCGCCGACGTCGCGGTCACCCTGGCCGACCTGGTGGGGCTGGCCGGCGAGGCGATGGCCACGGGCGAGCGCATGCCGCTGGCCGCGGTGGATGCCCCGGCCTCGGGCCGGATGGCGGTCGGTGAGGCGCTGACCAACCTGCTCGCGGCACCGGTGCCCGCGCTGTCACGGGTCAAGCTGTCCTGCAACTGGATGGCCGCCTGCGGCGAGCCCGGCGAGGACGCCGCGCTCTACGACACCGTGCACGCCGTCGCGATGGAGCTGTGCCCCGCGCTGGGCATCTCGGTGCCGGTCGGCAAGGACTCGCTGTCGATGCAGGCCACCTGGACCGACGCGGGCGAGGACGGGGAGGACGTCCTCCACAAGGTGGTCTCCCCCGTCTCGCTCGTCGTCTCGGCCTTCGCGGCGCTCCCCGACGTGCGCGGGACGTGGACCCCGCAGCTGCACGCCGGCTCCGAGCTGCTGCTCGTCGACCTCGGCGGCGGCCGCAACCGGCTCGGCGGCTCGATGCTGGCCCAGGTGCTCGGCGAGTTCGGCGGTCCGGTGCCCGACCTGGACGACCCGCAGCGGTTGACCCGGTTGGCCGAGGCGCTCACCGAGCTGCGTGAGAAGGCCCTGGTCACGGCCTATCACGACCGCTCCGACGGCGGTCTGTGGGCGACGCTGTGCGAGATGGCCTTCGCCGGTGCCGTCGGCCTCGACGTGGTGGTGCCCACCTCCGGTGCGCCGGACCCGACCAGCGTGGACCTGCACGACGAGGGCCTGGCGGCCCTGTTCGCCGAGGAGCTGGGCGTCCTGCTGGAGGTGCCCGCCGACCGGCTGCGGGAGGCGGGCGAGGTCCTCGAGGCCCATGGGCTGACTCCCTTCATGCACCACCTCGGCCGGTCGACCTCCGACCGCCGGGTCCGCGTGCGAGCAGGGGCCGTCCGCCTCGACGAGCCGCTGCGGGAGCTGGCGCAGGCCTGGGACGAGGTGTCCTGGCGGATCGCCGCCCTGCGGGACAACCCGGAGTGCGCCGACGAGGAGCACACAGCCTTTGGCGCCGACGACGACCCGGGGCTCCGGGTGAAGCCCACCTTCGACCCCGCCGAGGACGTCGCCGCGCCCTACCTCAACCTCGGTGCGCGCCCCCGGGTGGCGATCCTGCGCGAGCAGGGGGTCAACTCTCACGTGGAGACGGCTTTCGCCTTCGACCGCGCCGGCTTCGAGACGTATGACGTGCACATGACCGACCTGCAGGCCGGCCGGTTCGACCTGGCGGACCCGTCCCTCAAGGGCCTGGTGGCCTGCGGCGGCTTCTCCTACGGCGACACGCTGGGCGCGGGAGAGGGCTGGGCCCGGTCGGTGCTCTTCAACCCGCGGCTCACCGAGTCCTTCGCCGGCTTCTTCGCCCGTCCGGACACTTTTGCGCTGGGCATCTGCAACGGGTGCCAGATGTTCGCCGCGCTGGCCGGGCTGATCCCGGGCGCGCAGGCCTGGCCCCGGTTCGTCCGCAACCGCAGCGAGCAGTACGAGGCCCGACTGTCGCAGGTGGAGGTGCTCGACTCGCCCTCGATCCTCTTCTCGGGCATGGCCGGCTCGCACCTCCCGATCGCGGTCGCGCACGGTGAGGGGCGGGCCGACTTCTCCGCCCAGGGCGACCCCTCGACGGTGCATGCCGCGATGCGTTACGTGGACGGCCAGAATCGCCCGGCCACGGCGTACCCGGCCAACCCGAACGGCTCGCCGGACGGGCTGACCGCGGTGACCACCCCGGACGGCCGGTTCACCGCGGTCATGCCGCACGCGGAGCGGGTCACCCGCAACGCCCAGCTGTCCTGGACCGCCGGGCCGCTCGAGCAGGACGGCCCCTGGCTGCGGATGTTCCGCAACGCCCGGGTCTGGGTGGACTGA
- the purD gene encoding phosphoribosylamine--glycine ligase yields the protein MKVLLLGSGAREHALARSLASDPAVSAVVALPGNPGIASLARCVPGDPADPELVLEVATSEQVDLVVVGPEAPLVAGVADTVRAAGIPCFGPSAEAARLEGSKAFAKEVMTAAGVPTAAAHVCTTLDAVEEALAATGSPFVVKEDGLAAGKGVVVCASRDEALAHAAACLGREDGRVVVEDFLDGPEVSLFCLADGRTVVPLEPVQDFKRAGDGDTGPNTGGMGAYTPLPWAPEGLVDQVVRTVAEPTVREMAARGMPFIGLLYIGLAMTPAGPRVIEYNARFGDPETQSVLARLRTPLAGVLLAAARGRLHELPPLEWSPESSVTVVVAAEGYPAGPLTGDPVKGIDEAESVEGVHVLQAGTRIDEASGQLVSAGGRVLSVVALGEDLAEARERAYAGVARVSLRGSHHRRDIADRAAAGQIEVPSLAEVLAAVTDAEEPTRSPSQEP from the coding sequence GTGAAGGTCCTCCTCCTCGGCTCGGGGGCGCGGGAGCACGCCCTGGCCCGGTCCCTCGCCAGCGATCCCGCGGTGAGCGCGGTGGTGGCGCTGCCCGGCAACCCGGGCATCGCGTCCCTGGCCCGGTGCGTGCCGGGAGATCCCGCCGACCCCGAGCTGGTGCTGGAGGTCGCGACCTCCGAGCAGGTGGACCTGGTCGTGGTCGGTCCCGAGGCGCCCCTGGTGGCCGGGGTCGCGGACACCGTGCGGGCCGCGGGGATCCCCTGCTTCGGCCCGTCTGCGGAGGCGGCACGGCTGGAGGGGAGCAAGGCCTTCGCCAAGGAGGTGATGACCGCGGCCGGGGTGCCGACCGCGGCCGCGCACGTGTGCACCACCCTCGATGCCGTCGAGGAAGCCTTGGCCGCCACGGGGTCCCCCTTCGTGGTCAAGGAGGACGGCCTGGCCGCGGGCAAGGGGGTCGTGGTGTGCGCCAGCCGGGACGAGGCCCTGGCCCACGCCGCCGCCTGCCTGGGGCGGGAGGACGGCCGGGTCGTCGTGGAGGACTTCCTGGACGGCCCTGAGGTCTCCCTGTTCTGCCTCGCCGACGGGCGCACGGTGGTCCCCCTGGAGCCGGTGCAGGACTTCAAGCGGGCCGGCGACGGGGACACCGGGCCGAACACCGGCGGGATGGGTGCCTACACGCCCCTGCCGTGGGCGCCGGAGGGCCTGGTCGACCAGGTGGTCCGCACGGTCGCCGAGCCGACGGTGCGGGAGATGGCGGCCCGGGGTATGCCGTTCATCGGGCTGCTCTACATCGGGCTGGCCATGACGCCGGCCGGGCCCCGGGTGATCGAGTACAACGCCCGGTTCGGCGACCCGGAGACCCAGTCCGTGCTCGCCCGGCTGCGCACCCCCCTGGCCGGCGTGCTGCTCGCGGCCGCGCGGGGTCGCCTGCACGAGCTGCCACCGCTGGAGTGGTCGCCCGAGAGCAGCGTCACGGTCGTGGTCGCCGCCGAGGGGTACCCGGCCGGCCCCCTCACCGGCGACCCGGTCAAGGGCATCGACGAGGCCGAGTCCGTGGAGGGTGTGCACGTGCTGCAGGCCGGCACGCGTATCGACGAGGCGAGCGGGCAGCTCGTCTCGGCCGGCGGGCGGGTGCTGTCCGTCGTGGCGCTGGGCGAGGACCTCGCCGAGGCACGGGAGCGCGCCTACGCCGGCGTCGCGCGGGTCTCGCTGCGCGGCTCCCACCACCGCCGCGACATCGCCGACCGCGCCGCCGCAGGGCAGATCGAGGTGCCGAGCCTGGCCGAGGTCCTGGCCGCGGTCACCGACGCCGAGGAGCCGACGCGATCCCCCAGCCAGGAGCCGTGA
- a CDS encoding helix-turn-helix transcriptional regulator, with the protein MSPRSAADQRLRDLVLLRQVRDRIDRDYAQPLDVPGLARGVGMSAGHLSRQFKEAYGESPYSYLMTRRIERAMTLLRRGELSVTEVCFEVGFSSLGTFSTRFSELVGMPPSVYRREAARLPIPPCVVRRVTRPVRNGEATLPTTSLG; encoded by the coding sequence GTGAGCCCCCGCAGCGCGGCCGACCAGCGGTTGCGCGACCTGGTCCTGCTGCGCCAGGTCCGCGACCGGATCGACCGCGACTACGCCCAGCCGCTGGACGTGCCGGGGCTGGCCCGCGGGGTGGGGATGTCGGCCGGGCACCTGTCGCGGCAGTTCAAGGAGGCGTACGGCGAGTCGCCGTACTCCTACCTGATGACCCGCCGGATCGAGCGGGCGATGACGCTGCTGCGCCGGGGGGAGCTCAGTGTCACCGAGGTCTGCTTCGAGGTCGGCTTCTCCTCGCTCGGGACCTTCAGCACCCGCTTCTCCGAGCTGGTCGGTATGCCGCCCAGCGTCTACCGGCGCGAGGCGGCGCGGCTCCCCATACCGCCCTGCGTGGTGCGGCGCGTCACCAGACCGGTCAGAAATGGAGAAGCGACGCTGCCCACCACGTCCCTAGGTTGA
- a CDS encoding VOC family protein → MDITIASSFLPTDDPEASLAFYRDALGFEVRADVGSGQMRWITVGPPTQPGTAIVLHPPNADPGITEEEQAVIAGMMAKGTYGGINLTTSDLDAAFERVQASGADIMQEPMDQDWGARDFAVRDPAGNSVRVQQA, encoded by the coding sequence ATGGACATCACCATCGCCTCCAGCTTCCTGCCCACCGACGACCCCGAGGCCTCGCTCGCCTTCTACCGCGACGCCCTCGGGTTCGAGGTGCGGGCCGACGTGGGGTCCGGCCAGATGCGCTGGATCACCGTCGGCCCGCCCACCCAACCGGGGACGGCCATCGTGCTGCACCCGCCCAACGCCGACCCTGGCATCACCGAGGAGGAGCAGGCTGTCATCGCCGGGATGATGGCCAAGGGCACCTACGGCGGCATCAACCTGACCACCAGCGACCTGGACGCGGCCTTCGAGCGTGTCCAGGCCAGCGGGGCCGACATCATGCAGGAGCCGATGGACCAGGACTGGGGCGCACGGGACTTCGCCGTGCGTGACCCCGCCGGCAACTCGGTCCGCGTCCAGCAGGCCTGA
- a CDS encoding adenylosuccinate synthase: MPAIVLVGAQWGDEGKGKATDLLGSALDYVVKFNGGNNAGHTVVIGDQTYALHLLPSGILSPNVVPVIANGVVVDLAVLIEELDGLEARGVDISKLRISANAHLIPPYNRVLDKVTERFLGKRRLGTTGRGIGPTYADKMSRVGIRVQDLYDESILRQKVEAALGTKNQLLLKIYNRRAIEVDEVMAELLQHAERIAPMVGDTALELNQALDDGANVLFEGGQATLLDVDHGTYPFVTSSNATSGGACTGSGVAPTRIDRVIGVVKAYTTRVGEGPFPTELHDEYGERLREVGAEYGTTTGRPRRCGWADAVIGRYAQRVNGVTDFVLTKLDVLTGLEKIPVCVGYDVQGRRFDDMPVNQSDFHHATPVYEELEGWTEDITGARTFEDLPAAAQRYVERLEELMGARISVVGVGPGRDEVIVRHDMLERA, encoded by the coding sequence ATGCCAGCGATCGTCCTGGTCGGCGCCCAGTGGGGTGACGAGGGCAAGGGCAAGGCGACCGATCTGCTCGGCTCCGCGCTCGACTACGTCGTCAAGTTCAACGGCGGCAACAACGCCGGCCATACGGTCGTCATCGGCGACCAGACCTACGCCCTGCACCTGCTGCCCTCCGGCATCCTCTCGCCCAACGTGGTCCCGGTCATCGCCAACGGCGTGGTCGTGGACCTCGCGGTCCTGATCGAGGAGCTGGACGGGCTGGAGGCCCGCGGGGTCGACATCTCCAAGCTGCGGATCAGCGCCAACGCGCACCTCATCCCGCCCTACAACCGGGTGCTGGACAAGGTGACCGAGCGCTTCCTCGGCAAGCGACGGCTCGGGACGACCGGACGCGGGATCGGCCCGACGTACGCCGACAAGATGAGCCGGGTCGGGATCCGCGTCCAGGACCTCTACGACGAGTCGATCCTGCGGCAGAAGGTGGAGGCCGCGCTCGGCACGAAGAACCAGCTGCTGCTGAAGATCTACAACCGCCGGGCCATCGAGGTCGACGAGGTCATGGCCGAGCTGCTCCAGCACGCCGAGCGGATCGCCCCCATGGTCGGCGACACCGCGCTGGAGCTCAACCAGGCCCTCGACGACGGCGCGAACGTCCTCTTCGAGGGCGGCCAGGCCACCCTCCTGGACGTCGACCACGGCACCTACCCCTTCGTCACCTCCTCCAACGCCACCTCCGGCGGCGCCTGCACCGGCTCCGGCGTGGCGCCGACCCGGATCGACCGGGTCATCGGCGTCGTCAAGGCCTACACCACCCGGGTCGGCGAGGGCCCCTTCCCCACCGAGCTGCACGACGAGTATGGCGAGCGCCTGCGCGAGGTGGGTGCGGAGTACGGCACCACCACCGGCCGTCCCCGCCGGTGCGGCTGGGCCGACGCGGTCATCGGCCGCTACGCGCAACGGGTCAACGGCGTCACCGACTTCGTGCTGACCAAGCTGGACGTCCTCACCGGGCTGGAGAAGATCCCGGTCTGCGTCGGCTACGACGTCCAGGGGCGCCGGTTCGACGACATGCCGGTCAACCAGTCCGACTTCCACCACGCCACCCCGGTGTACGAGGAGCTCGAGGGCTGGACCGAGGACATCACCGGTGCCCGCACCTTCGAGGACCTGCCCGCCGCCGCCCAGCGCTACGTCGAGCGGCTCGAGGAGCTCATGGGTGCGCGGATCTCGGTCGTGGGTGTCGGCCCCGGTCGCGACGAGGTCATCGTCCGGCACGACATGCTCGAGCGGGCCTGA
- a CDS encoding phosphoribosylaminoimidazolesuccinocarboxamide synthase: MDAPAHAPQIPGHELLYSGKVRGLYAPLDAETGERDQTRLLLVASDRISAYDHVLNTPIPDKGTVLTQLSQWWFEQLSGVIDAPHHVLSADVPVEVAGRGLYVRRLRMLPVECVARAFLTGGGLAEYRAEGSVSGVALPEGLVDGSRLPEPVFTPSTKAPAGEHDEPISYARVESLVGSRLAARVRDLTVRILVHGNEIAAERGILIADTKVEFGVDPVQLGTALGITSERAMADDIDWAAVDPEVVPVVLADEVLTPDSSRFWRADAWQPGRPQTSYDKQVLRDWLTSPASGWDRASDTPPPALPDDVVTLTRARYVEAFETLTGLTFRAPAPSIDPDHPDRPPADR, from the coding sequence ATGGACGCCCCCGCGCACGCCCCGCAGATCCCGGGGCACGAGCTGCTCTACTCCGGCAAGGTTCGAGGGCTCTACGCGCCGCTCGACGCCGAGACCGGGGAGCGCGACCAGACCCGCCTGCTCCTGGTGGCCTCCGACCGGATCAGCGCCTACGACCACGTCCTCAACACCCCGATCCCGGACAAGGGCACGGTCCTGACCCAGCTGTCGCAGTGGTGGTTCGAACAGCTGTCCGGCGTCATCGACGCCCCGCACCACGTCCTCTCGGCCGACGTCCCGGTCGAGGTCGCTGGCCGCGGGCTCTACGTCCGGCGCCTGCGCATGCTGCCCGTCGAGTGCGTCGCCCGCGCCTTCCTCACCGGCGGCGGGCTCGCCGAGTACCGCGCGGAGGGCAGCGTCTCCGGCGTGGCCCTGCCGGAGGGCCTGGTGGACGGCTCACGCCTGCCGGAGCCGGTGTTCACCCCCAGCACCAAGGCACCGGCCGGCGAGCACGACGAGCCGATCAGCTACGCCCGGGTCGAGTCGCTGGTGGGTTCCCGTCTGGCTGCCCGGGTCCGGGACCTGACCGTACGGATCCTGGTGCACGGCAACGAGATCGCCGCCGAGCGCGGGATCCTCATCGCTGACACGAAGGTCGAGTTCGGCGTGGATCCCGTTCAGCTGGGCACCGCGCTGGGGATCACTTCCGAGCGGGCCATGGCCGATGACATCGACTGGGCCGCAGTCGATCCGGAGGTGGTTCCCGTGGTCCTCGCCGACGAGGTGCTCACCCCGGACTCCTCCCGCTTCTGGCGGGCGGACGCGTGGCAGCCTGGGCGGCCCCAGACCTCCTACGACAAGCAGGTGCTGCGCGACTGGCTCACCTCTCCCGCCAGCGGTTGGGACCGTGCCTCCGACACCCCGCCTCCGGCCCTGCCCGACGACGTGGTCACCCTGACCCGGGCCCGCTACGTCGAGGCCTTCGAGACGCTCACCGGACTCACCTTCCGGGCCCCTGCTCCCTCCATCGACCCCGACCATCCCGACCGGCCGCCCGCCGACCGCTGA